The genomic interval TCAGGCGCGTAAACCTTTTGGAACGATTGAGGAAAACGGCTGTGGAAAGCTCAACGACTTCACGCCGAGCGTGTTGAAGCAGATTCGCGAGAAAGGCTTCACTCATGTGTGGTACACAGGCGTCATACGTCATGCCACCATGACCGACTATACCCCTTACGGCATCCCTCGCCAGCATCCTGCTGTGGTGAAGGGACGCGCAGGCTCTCCCTACGCCATTGCCGACTACTACGACATAGACCCCGACCTGGCTGTCAATGTTGACAAGCGCATGGAGGAGTTTGAGAAGCTTGTCAATCGCACCCATCGCGCTGGCATGAAGGTCATCATCGACTTCGTGCCTAACCATGTGGCACGCCAGTATAAGAGCATCTGCAAGCCAAAGGGTGTGAAGGACCTTGGCGAGGACGATGACCAGACTCAGGGCTTCGCTCCTGCCACTAACAACTTCTACTACTGCCCAGGCGAGCGCTTCACCCCCTACTTCGACCTCTATCACGGCGAGAAGGAGCCCTACTGCGAGGAGCCTGCCAAAGCTACTGGCAACGACTGCTTCAACAACGCACCTGGTCAGAACGACTGGTACGAGACGGTGAAGCTGAACTATGGCGTTGACTACTATGCAGGCGGTATAGGCCATTTCGACCCTGTGCCTGACACTTGGAACAAGATGACAGACATCCTGCTGTTTTGGGCATCAAAGGGCATCGATGGCTTCCGCTGCGATATGGCTGAGATGGTGCCTGCCGCCTTCTGGGCTTACGCCACAGCAAAGGTAAAGGCTGCATATCCGTCTCTTTTGTTCATAGGCGAGGTCTATAACCCATACGAGTATCGCAACTATATTGCCTCAGGCTTCGACTATCTCTATGACAAGGTAGGCATGTACGATGTACTGCGCGACATCACCTGCCATCGTCGCGGCACCCACGACATCACCCATGCGTGGCAGCAGACTGACGATATTCGCCAGCACATGCTCTATTTCCTTGAGAACCATGACGAGCAGCGCATAGCCAGCGACTTCTTTGCAGGCAATGGCTTCAAGGCTGTTCCAGCACTCATCATCTCGGCTCTGCTCCAGCAGAATCCGCTCATGATCTATGCCGGACAGGAATATGGCGAGCGTGGAATGGATGAAGAGGGATTCAGCGGACGCGATGGTCGCACCACCATCTTCGACTACTGGTCGGTAGATACACTCTGTCGTGCTGCTGAAGGTAAGCTCACGGAAGACGAGCAGCTGCTCTCAAACCTCTACACGAAGGTGCTGTCTATAGCTCAGAAAGAGAAGGCTGTAAGCGAGGGGCAGATGTTCGACCTCATGTATGCCAACACGCAGTATGGTGGTCAGTATGCGTTCCTTCGCAGCGATGGCAAGAGCCATCTGCTTGTTGTTGTCAACTTCGAAGACGTGGCTCGCAGCATAGACCTCACCATACCGTCTCATGCGTTCGAATACATGAAGATTGATGAGCGCGACTATTCAGCCACTGACCTGCTCACAGGCGAAAAGCTCACATTGGCTCTGCGCAGCAAT from Prevotella sp. E13-27 carries:
- a CDS encoding alpha-amylase family glycosyl hydrolase produces the protein MASSKIHIYQIFTRLYGNRCQARKPFGTIEENGCGKLNDFTPSVLKQIREKGFTHVWYTGVIRHATMTDYTPYGIPRQHPAVVKGRAGSPYAIADYYDIDPDLAVNVDKRMEEFEKLVNRTHRAGMKVIIDFVPNHVARQYKSICKPKGVKDLGEDDDQTQGFAPATNNFYYCPGERFTPYFDLYHGEKEPYCEEPAKATGNDCFNNAPGQNDWYETVKLNYGVDYYAGGIGHFDPVPDTWNKMTDILLFWASKGIDGFRCDMAEMVPAAFWAYATAKVKAAYPSLLFIGEVYNPYEYRNYIASGFDYLYDKVGMYDVLRDITCHRRGTHDITHAWQQTDDIRQHMLYFLENHDEQRIASDFFAGNGFKAVPALIISALLQQNPLMIYAGQEYGERGMDEEGFSGRDGRTTIFDYWSVDTLCRAAEGKLTEDEQLLSNLYTKVLSIAQKEKAVSEGQMFDLMYANTQYGGQYAFLRSDGKSHLLVVVNFEDVARSIDLTIPSHAFEYMKIDERDYSATDLLTGEKLTLALRSNAQVCIALPARGGVVLKF